From Anopheles arabiensis isolate DONGOLA chromosome 3, AaraD3, whole genome shotgun sequence, a single genomic window includes:
- the LOC120901987 gene encoding uncharacterized protein LOC120901987: MTNTIFSSSQVRLPKIELPTFSGDITQWMSFKDRFESMVHEVVELSEVMKLQYLLASLRGDVARQFEHVQLVGENYSSTWKALLKRFDDEKKLKREYFKALMDLQPMAAATPEELTRIVNESRRLVRGMERLKEPVSKWATPLTSLVRCKIHQDTLMAYEIFAADTEDNFDDLMEFCEKRIKILNNTVTDGTNRISTKAANEPISSRAENNGQRKKGTKPNATLVCASQAHKAVTKCCIVCQGDHPVARCPSFERLSGIERQEVVKKNALCFNCLTKNHRSIFCRSSTRCEKCKGRHHMLLCNRIAFPTPPSREETINATTHVKAAKEQMVWLSTARVLVCNEHGEEMIARALLDQGSQSNFISEQLVQQLRLRKRRLARPLSGIAAVEVRAVSVVTAIVKSRVAEFAATLDCLVLPKVTSDFPFRTKNTERWNMPVGVTLADPAFFRSDKIDMLIGGELFAELLQQGQLRIAPHLPKLLETSFGWIVSGKEENQHDTSMSNQMACSCINEEEDLSSLLEKLVQICNI; the protein is encoded by the exons ATGACGAACACAATATTTTCGAGTTCACAAGTGCGTTTACCGAAAATAGAGCTTCCTACGTTTAGTGGTGATATTACGCAATGGATGAGTTTTAAGGATCGTTTCGAATCGATGGTGCACGAGGTAGTGGAGTTGTCTGAAGTTATGAAGCTGCAATATTTACTGGCGTCGCTGAGAGGAGATGTAGCTCGACaatttgaacatgttcaaCTTGTGGGGGAGAACTATTCGAGTACATGGAAGGCGCTTTTGAAGCGTTTCGATGATGAAAAGAAGCTGAAGCGCGAGTATTTTAAGGCGCTCATGGATCTTCAACcaatggcagcagcaacacccgAAGAGTTGACTCGAATCGTGAATGAATCTCGACGGTTGGTGCGGGGAATGGAACGACTAAAGGAGCCAGTATCAAAATGGGCTACACCTTTAACAAGTCTGGTAAGATGCAAAATTCATCAGGATACGTTAATGGCATACGAAATCTTTGCAGCTGACACGGAAGACAATTTTGATGACCTGATGGAATTCTGTGAAAAGAGGATAAAGATTTTGAACAACACCGTTACCGATGGGACAAACAGAATATCTACAAAAGCAGCTAATGAACCCATTTCAAGTCGTGCAGAGAACAACGGgcagagaaagaagggaacgAAACCGAACGCAACTTTAGTATGTGCGAGCCAAGCACACAAAGCCGTTACAAAATGTTGCATTGTATGCCAGGGTGATCATCCAGTAGCAAGGTGTCCATCATTTGAGCGGCTCTCAGGAATAGAACGCCAGGAAGTAGTCAAAAAGAATGCACTATGTTTCAATTGCTTGACCAAAAATCATCGATCTATTTTCTGCCGTTCATCAACAAGATGTGAGAAGTGCAAGGGACGTCATCATATGTTATTATGTAATCGTATTGCCTTTCCAACCCCACCAAGTCGAGAAGAAACTATAAACGCTACAACGCATGTAAAAGCTGCCAAGGAGCAGATGGTCTGGTTGTCGACAGCACGAGTTTTAGTGTGCAATGAACATGGCGAGGAGATGATTGCTAGAGCATTATTAGATCAAGGTTCCCAGTCAAATTTTATCAGTGAGCAATTAGTGCAGCAGTTGAGACTGAGAAAACGACGACTTGCAAGACCATTATCGGGAATCGCAGCAGTAGAAGTAAGGGCTGTATCCGTTGTGACAGCAATCGTCAAGTCACGTGTAGCTGAGTTTGCCGCAACGCTTGATTGTTTGGTACTACCAAAGGTGACATCGGATTTTCCTTTTCGCACGAAAAACACGGAAAGGTGGAATATGCCGGTAGGAGTAACGTTAGCAGATCCAGCATTTTTCCGTAGTGATAAGATTGATATGCTGATTGGAGGAGAGCTGTTTGCTGAGCTGTTACAACAAGGGCAGTTACGTATTGCCCCACATTTGCCTAAGTTACTGGAGACGAGCTTTGGTTGGATAGTCAGCGGTAAAGAAGAGAATCAGCATGATACCAGTATGAGCAACCAGATGGCATGTTCCTGCatcaatgaagaagaagacttGAGCAGCTTGTTGGAGAAACTG GTTCAAATATGCAACATTTAG